In Spirochaeta isovalerica, the genomic window CCTTGGTAAAATCTGAGGCTATGGGGATACTTCTGGAGGGAAAGGAAGCTCTATGGCTGCCCCTTCTCAGCGGGAGCATGGCTCCGGCTCTCCTTCCGGGAGATGAATTGTATATCGATCCGCAACGGAGAACTCCCCGCCGGGGAGAAATAGCCGTATTTTTCAGAGAGGGCAGATTTTTCAGTCACCGGGTTCTTTTCTCATTCCGCTGGGGGACGTCCCGCTTTCTCTGCGAGAAAGGCGATGCCAATTCATCTGCCCGTTTCATTGCGGAAAAAAAGGTTCTGGGAACAGTTCTCAGATTTAAAAGAAATGGACTTGAAACCGATCTTACAAGTGCGGAAGCCGTCAGATTCTCGAAAAAACTGGCCCGGCGGTCTTTTTTCAGACTTTGGAAAATCAGGAGATGGAGATGAACCGCTTGAATCTGGCTGTAGGCCCCGTATCGATGGCACTGGACTTTGAGGACAAGTCATTGTGCGAACATTTTTCCCGTTAT contains:
- a CDS encoding S24/S26 family peptidase, translated to MVKSEAMGILLEGKEALWLPLLSGSMAPALLPGDELYIDPQRRTPRRGEIAVFFREGRFFSHRVLFSFRWGTSRFLCEKGDANSSARFIAEKKVLGTVLRFKRNGLETDLTSAEAVRFSKKLARRSFFRLWKIRRWR